A region of Candidatus Paceibacterota bacterium DNA encodes the following proteins:
- a CDS encoding methyltransferase, whose amino-acid sequence MIWKGLKIVSNKEVYPPKPASLFFAQAVIKIIKPRQEVLEVGTGSGVVAIAVGKFVKGSKVIASDINPEAISVAKQNAEINKVKVDFIRGDFLKPFKGKKFDAMLIHPPAIAYPKGETWGMSKGMTIATNGGPDGSKLVIKSIVESKKYLKPKGKLFLLLPHWSNTKLAYKALRSNYSSIKTLAKKRVEFFPLSEGKPNKKVLEHARNLAKRGIIELHFVKGRAFS is encoded by the coding sequence ATGATCTGGAAAGGACTAAAGATTGTATCTAACAAGGAAGTATATCCACCAAAACCTGCAAGTCTCTTTTTTGCACAGGCGGTAATAAAGATAATAAAACCAAGGCAGGAAGTCTTGGAGGTTGGCACTGGCTCGGGTGTTGTAGCTATTGCGGTGGGTAAATTTGTGAAAGGTTCCAAAGTTATTGCTTCTGACATAAATCCGGAAGCGATTTCGGTTGCGAAGCAAAATGCGGAAATAAATAAAGTGAAAGTAGATTTTATTCGAGGAGATTTTTTAAAACCCTTCAAAGGTAAAAAATTTGATGCAATGCTCATTCATCCTCCCGCTATTGCGTATCCTAAGGGAGAGACATGGGGAATGAGCAAGGGAATGACTATCGCAACCAATGGTGGGCCGGATGGCTCTAAGCTTGTCATTAAGTCGATAGTTGAATCAAAGAAATATCTAAAGCCCAAGGGGAAGTTATTCTTACTCCTTCCTCATTGGTCAAATACAAAACTGGCCTACAAAGCACTTCGCTCAAATTATTCATCTATTAAAACGCTCGCAAAAAAACGAGTGGAGTTTTTTCCACTTTCCGAGGGTAAGCCAAATAAAAAGGTTTTGGAGCACGCTCGAAATTTGGCGAAACGAGGGATTATTGAACTTCATTTTGTAAAAGGAAGAGCATTTTCTTT
- a CDS encoding AraC family ligand binding domain-containing protein, with protein MGKPINHFRVKPRVNLTPEIKATELITPGIEGRLSSHKIWVPANIEYPVHSHPSPHIIIVLEGGGYMKCGEGKTEVHSLINPGDVFHVPENMTHQVGADSRGCVMIAISVDSKSLKDPERLKIIKK; from the coding sequence ATGGGAAAGCCAATTAACCACTTTCGCGTAAAACCAAGAGTCAACTTAACACCTGAAATTAAGGCGACAGAGCTCATTACTCCTGGTATAGAAGGAAGACTTAGTTCTCATAAAATTTGGGTTCCTGCCAATATTGAATACCCCGTTCATTCACACCCTTCTCCTCATATCATTATTGTTTTGGAGGGAGGTGGGTATATGAAATGTGGTGAAGGCAAAACAGAAGTACATTCGCTTATAAACCCGGGTGATGTTTTTCATGTTCCCGAAAACATGACGCATCAAGTTGGCGCCGATTCTAGAGGTTGTGTGATGATAGCAATAAGCGTTGATTCAAAATCATTGAAAGATCCAGAGCGGCTGAAAATTATAAAGAAATGA
- the rpmG gene encoding 50S ribosomal protein L33, producing the protein MSQDKLIKLICQNCKRVNYWSTKNKKSVERKIELKKFCKWCKKKTIHKEGKK; encoded by the coding sequence ATGTCACAGGATAAACTCATAAAACTCATCTGCCAGAACTGCAAGCGCGTAAACTACTGGTCCACAAAAAACAAGAAATCTGTTGAGCGAAAAATCGAGCTCAAGAAGTTCTGCAAGTGGTGCAAGAAAAAGACCATCCATAAGGAAGGCAAGAAGTAA
- the lysS gene encoding lysine--tRNA ligase produces MASLDELKNTRLAKLKALKDAGVEAYPADAKRDESLGDVVTHFDKLSASGKEFSLVGRVMSLRGQGALIFSDIFDGTGKLQILLKSDEMSGNFFKLFQDTVDIGDFLEVHGTLFVTKRGEKTLQVKSWKMLTKSLLPLPEKWHGLTDVEERFRKRYLDILMDPEIRELFVKKTKFWDVTRSFMKKEGFMEVETPTLEVTTGGAEATPFKTHHEDFDLDVFMRISIGELWQKRLMAAGYPKTFEIGRAYRNEGTDVNHVQEFTNLEFYLAYANYEDGMKLVEKLYQTIAKEVFGTTKFTSRGVEFDFSGEWKRMDYRDTVKKETGIDVLDSSDKEIEKKLKELKITYDGTTRERMIDTLWKYCRKKIAGPVFLVNHPKIVSPLAKSKPENPELTERFQIILAGTEVGNGFSELNDPVEQRKRFETQQELLKSGDKEAMMADWEFVEMLEHGMPPTCGFGFGESLFAILADKPIREVQIFPLMRPKDGAKE; encoded by the coding sequence ATGGCTTCTCTCGATGAACTAAAAAACACGCGGCTCGCAAAACTCAAAGCTCTGAAAGATGCTGGCGTCGAGGCGTACCCAGCAGATGCAAAACGCGATGAATCTCTCGGTGACGTTGTAACTCATTTTGACAAGCTTTCTGCATCTGGCAAAGAATTTTCTTTGGTTGGACGGGTGATGTCGCTTCGAGGCCAGGGAGCGCTTATTTTTTCTGATATTTTTGATGGGACAGGTAAGCTCCAAATCCTTCTCAAATCCGACGAAATGTCTGGGAATTTTTTCAAACTTTTTCAAGACACTGTAGATATCGGAGACTTTTTGGAAGTTCATGGGACGCTTTTCGTGACCAAACGCGGAGAGAAAACACTTCAGGTCAAGAGTTGGAAGATGCTCACAAAATCTCTCCTTCCGCTTCCGGAAAAGTGGCACGGACTTACTGACGTGGAAGAGCGATTCCGCAAGCGCTATCTCGATATTCTTATGGATCCGGAAATTCGCGAGCTTTTCGTAAAAAAAACCAAATTCTGGGACGTTACCCGTTCTTTCATGAAAAAAGAAGGCTTTATGGAAGTTGAAACGCCAACTCTTGAAGTGACGACTGGCGGGGCGGAAGCAACTCCTTTTAAAACCCATCACGAAGATTTTGATTTGGATGTGTTTATGCGTATCTCAATTGGCGAGCTTTGGCAGAAGCGTCTCATGGCGGCTGGCTACCCGAAAACGTTTGAAATCGGGCGTGCATATCGTAATGAAGGTACTGATGTGAATCATGTCCAGGAATTTACGAATCTTGAATTTTATCTCGCTTACGCAAACTATGAAGATGGAATGAAGCTTGTTGAAAAGCTTTACCAGACGATTGCAAAAGAAGTCTTCGGTACGACCAAATTTACTTCTCGTGGAGTCGAATTTGATTTCTCCGGCGAGTGGAAAAGGATGGATTATCGGGATACTGTGAAAAAAGAGACGGGAATTGATGTTTTGGATTCGAGTGATAAAGAAATCGAGAAGAAGTTGAAGGAGCTCAAAATCACCTACGACGGCACGACTCGGGAGCGAATGATTGATACCCTTTGGAAATATTGCCGAAAGAAAATTGCCGGCCCCGTCTTTCTCGTAAATCATCCAAAGATCGTCTCTCCGCTTGCGAAATCAAAACCGGAAAATCCTGAATTAACTGAGCGTTTCCAGATTATTCTCGCAGGAACGGAAGTGGGCAACGGCTTTTCAGAATTGAATGATCCAGTTGAACAACGAAAGCGATTTGAGACCCAGCAAGAACTTCTGAAATCAGGAGATAAAGAAGCAATGATGGCTGACTGGGAATTCGTAGAAATGCTCGAACATGGTATGCCCCCGACCTGCGGTTTCGGCTTTGGCGAGTCGCTTTTTGCGATTTTGGCAGATAAACCAATCCGAGAAGTCCAGATTTTTCCATTAATGAGGCCAAAGGATGGAGCTAAGGAATAA
- the greA gene encoding transcription elongation factor GreA, producing the protein MADKKQYLTQEKFDELTKELDHLKTVKRKEVAEALEYAKSLGDLSENAEYQEARGDQAEVEDRIKQIEAILISAEIVELHHTEKADIGSTVSVQKKGDSKTKTYKIVGSEEVDIANNKISLQSPLGEAIHGKRKGDEFNYKAPGGVIHYKIVGIE; encoded by the coding sequence ATGGCTGACAAAAAGCAGTATTTGACGCAAGAGAAATTTGACGAGTTGACGAAAGAACTTGATCACCTGAAAACAGTAAAGCGAAAAGAGGTCGCGGAGGCATTAGAGTACGCAAAATCTCTCGGAGATCTTTCCGAAAATGCGGAATATCAGGAGGCTCGAGGAGATCAGGCGGAAGTAGAAGATCGCATCAAGCAAATCGAAGCAATTCTCATTTCAGCAGAAATTGTTGAGCTTCACCACACCGAAAAGGCTGATATCGGCTCAACTGTGTCTGTCCAGAAAAAAGGGGATTCAAAGACGAAAACATACAAAATTGTCGGTTCAGAAGAAGTAGATATTGCTAATAACAAAATTTCTCTCCAATCTCCTCTCGGTGAGGCTATTCATGGCAAACGAAAGGGGGATGAGTTTAACTACAAAGCTCCGGGCGGAGTTATACACTACAAAATCGTCGGAATCGAGTAG
- a CDS encoding penicillin-binding transpeptidase domain-containing protein encodes MVFDWKKLMGLRGRIREVRDIDPDEIFLDSSNLPAFNTNQFEGRIEKPISTKTLSVVGLFFFLVFMVFIYKAWNLQIKNGLAYYDQSQNNRLSNTVIFAKRGLILDRNGKELAWNTSLSDTDEFLGRKYIEMPGFAHVLGYVKFPTKDDSGFYYKDVYEGHDGVEKYYNDALAGENGLRIVEVNAKGAIQSQSVVRPPKDGEDVTLSIDAGLQAELHSGISSLAHKVNFQGGAGVIMNVENGEILALTSFPEYSPQILSEGKDTKAIQKYLTDPSNAFLDRVVSGLYTPGSIMKPFVAIGALTEKIISPNKQILSTGSISLPNAYNPKEVSIFKDWKAHGLVDMKRALAVSSDVYFYEVGGGYQDQKGLGIANIDKYVRLFGFGSVAGQGFFAGKKGTIPTPEWKAENFAGDPWRIGDTYHTAIGQYGFQVTPLQAVRAVSGIANGGHLLFPTLIKGDTSNVSFTENVAIAEENFNIVREGMRDGVVTGIAGGLNIPAVKVAAKTGTAELGTKKQFVNSWVTGFFPYEHPKYAFAILMERGPSANTTGALYVMRQVLDWMTLNTPEYFK; translated from the coding sequence ATGGTATTCGATTGGAAGAAACTCATGGGTTTGCGCGGAAGAATTCGGGAGGTGCGGGATATCGATCCTGACGAAATTTTTCTCGATTCCTCGAATCTCCCCGCTTTTAATACTAATCAATTTGAAGGCCGGATTGAAAAACCCATCTCCACAAAAACACTTTCTGTTGTCGGACTTTTCTTTTTCCTTGTTTTTATGGTTTTTATCTATAAAGCATGGAATCTACAGATTAAAAATGGTTTGGCGTACTACGATCAAAGCCAGAACAATCGCTTAAGCAATACCGTCATTTTTGCGAAGCGCGGACTTATCCTCGATAGAAATGGGAAAGAACTTGCGTGGAACACCTCTCTTTCCGACACAGATGAATTTTTGGGTAGGAAATATATCGAAATGCCGGGGTTTGCTCATGTGCTCGGGTATGTAAAATTTCCTACAAAAGACGATTCCGGATTTTATTACAAAGATGTCTACGAGGGCCACGACGGTGTTGAGAAATACTACAACGACGCACTGGCTGGCGAAAATGGTCTGAGGATCGTAGAAGTGAATGCAAAGGGTGCAATCCAATCTCAAAGCGTCGTTCGTCCTCCGAAAGACGGAGAGGATGTCACTTTAAGCATTGATGCCGGTCTCCAAGCAGAGCTTCATAGTGGTATCTCTTCGCTTGCGCACAAAGTAAATTTTCAGGGCGGAGCAGGGGTTATTATGAATGTCGAAAACGGCGAAATTCTCGCCCTCACGAGTTTCCCTGAATACAGCCCGCAGATTCTTTCCGAGGGAAAAGACACGAAGGCGATTCAAAAATATCTGACTGATCCAAGCAATGCTTTTTTGGATCGAGTCGTTTCGGGGCTTTATACTCCTGGTTCGATTATGAAACCTTTTGTCGCCATCGGTGCTCTCACAGAAAAAATCATCTCTCCCAATAAACAGATCTTGAGCACCGGTTCGATCTCTTTGCCGAACGCGTACAATCCAAAAGAAGTGTCAATATTCAAGGATTGGAAAGCACACGGCTTAGTTGATATGAAAAGAGCTCTCGCCGTCTCTTCCGACGTTTATTTTTATGAAGTGGGAGGCGGATATCAAGATCAGAAAGGTTTAGGAATCGCCAATATTGATAAATATGTCCGGCTGTTTGGTTTCGGGAGCGTGGCTGGTCAAGGATTTTTTGCCGGGAAAAAAGGAACTATTCCTACTCCTGAGTGGAAAGCGGAGAATTTTGCGGGAGATCCTTGGAGAATAGGAGACACCTATCACACTGCGATCGGCCAGTATGGATTTCAGGTGACTCCGCTTCAAGCTGTCCGTGCTGTTTCAGGAATTGCCAATGGTGGGCATCTTCTTTTTCCGACGCTTATAAAGGGAGATACAAGCAATGTTTCTTTTACAGAAAACGTAGCGATCGCTGAGGAGAATTTCAATATTGTACGCGAAGGGATGAGAGACGGCGTGGTGACAGGCATTGCTGGCGGTCTGAATATTCCTGCTGTGAAGGTGGCGGCAAAGACCGGTACGGCAGAGCTTGGCACCAAAAAGCAATTCGTGAATTCGTGGGTCACTGGTTTCTTTCCGTATGAGCATCCTAAGTATGCTTTCGCTATTCTTATGGAAAGGGGACCAAGTGCAAATACCACAGGAGCTTTATATGTAATGAGGCAAGTCTTGGATTGGATGACACTTAATACGCCCGAGTATTTTAAATAA
- a CDS encoding rod shape-determining protein MreC, with protein MVKDFIFQKQDKNRGRKKSLWIILPVFLFFLVLFQFLAPSFLPRIFASVTRPVLVFKNGVLKTSSDFFSVFYFKSYLIEENNSLRSELARLDGVEAQLKLKEDENQSLQDALQMVPEGKALALASIILKPPRFPYDTLLVGGGANQKFEVGNLVYAGENILVGRVGEVYSRTSKIKLFSSSGEKTEAFVGPKAIPVELLGLGGGNFEAKIPRGADVLEDDSVYISGKNHDLIGVLGAITPAATDSFIKGMVRVPVNLFELQYVSVEKNSSLIKSPL; from the coding sequence ATGGTCAAAGATTTCATATTTCAGAAGCAAGATAAAAATCGGGGCCGAAAGAAAAGCCTCTGGATAATTCTTCCCGTTTTTCTTTTTTTTCTTGTCCTTTTTCAATTCCTTGCACCTTCCTTTCTCCCGCGCATCTTTGCGTCAGTCACTCGTCCCGTTCTTGTGTTTAAAAATGGAGTGCTCAAAACTTCGAGCGATTTTTTCTCCGTCTTTTATTTTAAAAGTTATCTTATTGAAGAAAATAACTCGCTTCGCAGTGAGCTTGCGCGTCTAGATGGAGTTGAGGCGCAATTAAAACTGAAGGAAGATGAAAACCAAAGTTTACAAGATGCTCTTCAAATGGTGCCTGAAGGGAAAGCTCTTGCGCTTGCATCCATCATCTTGAAACCCCCAAGATTTCCATACGACACTCTTCTTGTTGGTGGAGGAGCGAATCAAAAATTTGAAGTTGGAAACCTTGTGTATGCTGGCGAAAATATTTTGGTCGGTCGGGTAGGAGAGGTATACAGCAGAACTTCCAAAATAAAGCTTTTCTCATCCTCGGGAGAAAAGACGGAAGCTTTTGTTGGTCCGAAAGCTATTCCTGTGGAGCTCCTTGGGCTTGGGGGCGGGAATTTTGAAGCAAAAATTCCAAGGGGCGCCGATGTTTTAGAAGATGATTCCGTATATATCTCGGGCAAAAATCATGACCTTATCGGCGTCTTGGGTGCTATAACTCCTGCCGCAACCGATTCTTTTATAAAAGGCATGGTCAGAGTTCCTGTGAACTTGTTTGAACTTCAGTATGTTTCTGTAGAGAAAAATTCTTCCCTTATTAAATCTCCTCTATGA
- a CDS encoding rod shape-determining protein: MKDLIKKIKRYFSNDIGIDLGTANTLVYVRGRGIVINEPSVVAVNQKTGRVVAVGTQAKQMLGRTPAHIIAVKPIVDGVISDFEVTEEMISHLVRLAEKDNKKMLGPRVVVGIPYGITNVETRAVRDATRNAGAREVHIIEQPMAGAIGIRLPVNDPIGSMVVDIGGGTSDIAVISLGGIVRGKNLKIAGDKFNADIISYIRSQFKILIGEKTAENIKITIGSALPNGTPMEAAVRGRDLVTGLPREVIITDEDLRAALAPSIEHLMESVKEVLETTPPEILSDVMHRGVYLVGGGALLKGLSSLLSEQLKIPIHVDEDPLTAVARGTGVILEDLEKYRELLIQNEDELPPKR; the protein is encoded by the coding sequence ATGAAAGACCTCATCAAAAAAATTAAACGATATTTCTCAAACGACATTGGTATTGATTTGGGTACTGCAAACACGCTCGTATATGTTCGCGGTCGCGGAATTGTCATCAATGAACCTTCTGTTGTCGCGGTAAACCAAAAGACGGGAAGAGTGGTGGCTGTGGGGACTCAAGCAAAACAAATGCTTGGAAGAACTCCAGCGCACATTATCGCAGTCAAGCCAATTGTCGATGGAGTAATTTCTGATTTCGAAGTGACCGAAGAAATGATCAGTCATCTCGTTCGACTTGCGGAAAAAGATAATAAAAAAATGCTAGGTCCCCGGGTGGTGGTTGGAATTCCGTATGGAATTACAAATGTCGAAACACGCGCAGTACGAGACGCTACAAGAAATGCCGGAGCGCGCGAAGTACATATTATAGAACAGCCGATGGCGGGAGCGATAGGTATTCGATTGCCGGTCAATGATCCGATCGGAAGCATGGTGGTGGACATTGGTGGAGGTACGTCTGATATCGCAGTTATCTCTTTGGGCGGAATTGTTCGCGGGAAAAATCTAAAAATTGCGGGAGATAAATTCAACGCTGACATCATTTCCTATATAAGGAGCCAATTTAAAATTCTCATTGGAGAAAAAACTGCTGAAAATATAAAGATCACGATCGGTTCAGCCCTGCCAAACGGCACTCCGATGGAGGCCGCTGTACGAGGAAGAGACCTTGTAACCGGACTTCCGCGGGAAGTTATTATTACCGATGAAGATTTACGCGCTGCACTTGCTCCTTCGATCGAACATCTTATGGAATCTGTGAAAGAAGTTTTGGAGACTACACCGCCGGAAATTCTTTCTGATGTGATGCACCGGGGAGTCTATCTTGTCGGGGGTGGAGCGCTTCTCAAAGGTCTTTCATCTCTTTTGTCAGAACAGCTCAAGATTCCAATTCACGTGGACGAAGACCCTCTGACTGCGGTGGCCCGGGGAACTGGCGTTATTCTGGAAGACTTGGAAAAATATCGCGAACTTCTCATTCAAAATGAAGACGAATTGCCCCCAAAGAGATAA
- a CDS encoding His/Gly/Thr/Pro-type tRNA ligase C-terminal domain-containing protein, with protein sequence MLQSQLFTKTRKEAPKDEVAKNATLLIRAGYIHKEMAGVYSYLPLGLRVLNKIAGIIRKEMNAIGGQEIFMTTLQNKELWEKTGRWSDEKIDNWFKTKLKNGTEVGIALTHEEMLTAIMAEEVRSYNDLPKYVYQIQTKFRNEARAKSGIMRCREFMMKDLYSFSRDEKEHEAFYEGSKEAYKKVFAGVGLGDVTYLTMASGGIFSKYSHEFQTLTSAGEDLIYICDNCKEAVNKEVIADFKNACPKCGNTKLREEKAVEVGNIFPLGTRFSDALGLQFLDEKGEKKSVVMGSYGIGLGRLMGVIVEVFADEKGIVWPKEVAPFDAHLISLAGEDAKVKKSADELYKKLTAKGVEVLYDDRELRPGEKFADSDLIGIPVRIVVSAKTLEADGYEIKDRATGQTELVKEDVLLKIFK encoded by the coding sequence ATGTTGCAGTCACAACTATTTACTAAAACTAGGAAGGAAGCTCCCAAAGATGAAGTAGCAAAAAATGCCACTCTTTTAATTCGTGCTGGCTATATTCATAAAGAAATGGCGGGAGTGTATTCTTATTTGCCGCTTGGACTTCGAGTACTCAATAAAATCGCGGGAATCATACGAAAAGAAATGAATGCTATCGGCGGACAAGAAATTTTTATGACGACCCTGCAGAACAAAGAACTCTGGGAGAAGACGGGACGTTGGAGTGATGAAAAGATAGATAATTGGTTTAAGACGAAACTGAAAAATGGCACAGAGGTGGGAATTGCCCTTACTCACGAAGAAATGCTGACCGCAATTATGGCGGAAGAAGTGCGCTCATATAACGATTTGCCGAAATATGTCTACCAGATTCAGACAAAATTCCGAAACGAAGCTCGGGCAAAAAGCGGGATTATGCGTTGTCGCGAGTTTATGATGAAAGATCTCTACTCTTTTTCACGAGACGAAAAAGAACACGAAGCATTTTATGAGGGATCGAAAGAAGCTTACAAAAAAGTTTTTGCCGGTGTCGGTTTGGGTGATGTGACTTATCTCACAATGGCTTCAGGCGGAATTTTTAGTAAATATTCTCACGAATTCCAAACGCTTACTTCTGCGGGAGAAGATTTAATTTATATCTGCGACAATTGTAAAGAGGCGGTGAATAAGGAAGTTATCGCGGATTTCAAAAATGCTTGCCCGAAATGCGGTAACACAAAACTTCGGGAAGAGAAGGCTGTTGAGGTTGGAAATATTTTCCCGCTCGGCACACGATTTTCTGATGCGCTCGGACTCCAGTTTTTGGACGAAAAAGGAGAAAAGAAAAGCGTGGTTATGGGAAGCTATGGAATCGGTCTCGGACGGCTCATGGGGGTAATCGTGGAAGTTTTTGCAGACGAAAAAGGAATTGTCTGGCCGAAAGAGGTTGCGCCATTCGATGCACATCTTATTTCGCTCGCTGGAGAGGACGCAAAAGTCAAAAAATCTGCTGATGAACTTTACAAAAAATTGACCGCGAAAGGTGTTGAAGTTTTGTATGATGACCGCGAGCTTCGTCCCGGCGAAAAATTTGCTGATTCTGATCTTATTGGAATTCCAGTGCGGATAGTTGTAAGCGCAAAAACTTTGGAAGCAGACGGGTATGAAATTAAAGATCGTGCAACTGGGCAAACCGAACTTGTGAAAGAAGATGTCCTCCTAAAAATCTTCAAATAA
- the rseP gene encoding RIP metalloprotease RseP — protein sequence MSVLIFFIILIVLVVVHELGHFLVAKWSGIEVKEFGLGFPPRIIGKMWRGTLYSLNWIPFGGFVKIFGENPEEVAVTEEEKKKNFSYKPRPIQALVLIAGISFNILFAWFLISIGFMTGFPSSVGDTANGAISNPQIVITEVVKDFPAEKAGLQVGDKIVALEASSQRIDNLTPEDVQNFIGSHGGDSIKVQYERGNETGLLSVTPRTDSALNKGVIGISMDMIGTLKLPFFSALYEGAKLTGYVIKAVAIGLARFVWSAVTLNAHFSEVTGPVGIISLVGSAEKLGFVYLLSFAAFISLNLAVINLIPFPALDGGRLLFVLIESIKRSPIKPKVANMINSIGFAILIVLMVVVTLHDIVKIL from the coding sequence TTGAGCGTACTTATTTTTTTTATAATCCTCATTGTACTCGTCGTCGTGCATGAGCTCGGGCATTTTCTTGTCGCCAAGTGGTCGGGGATCGAAGTGAAGGAATTCGGGCTTGGTTTTCCTCCGCGTATTATTGGTAAAATGTGGCGGGGAACTTTGTATTCCTTAAATTGGATACCTTTCGGTGGTTTTGTAAAAATTTTCGGTGAAAATCCGGAAGAAGTGGCTGTTACGGAAGAAGAAAAAAAGAAAAATTTTTCCTACAAACCTCGGCCAATCCAAGCCCTTGTCCTTATCGCTGGTATTTCTTTCAACATTCTTTTTGCGTGGTTCCTTATCTCAATTGGTTTTATGACAGGATTTCCTTCGTCTGTTGGAGATACGGCGAACGGGGCCATTTCGAATCCGCAAATAGTGATAACCGAAGTTGTGAAAGATTTTCCCGCCGAGAAAGCGGGACTCCAGGTGGGAGATAAAATCGTGGCTCTTGAAGCGTCTTCGCAAAGAATTGATAACCTTACTCCTGAAGACGTACAGAATTTTATTGGAAGCCACGGGGGCGATTCCATAAAAGTGCAGTACGAGCGTGGCAATGAAACTGGTTTGCTTTCCGTAACTCCGAGAACCGATTCCGCTTTAAATAAAGGCGTCATAGGTATTTCTATGGATATGATTGGAACGCTCAAACTTCCTTTTTTCTCTGCTTTGTATGAAGGAGCAAAGCTTACGGGGTATGTCATAAAAGCCGTTGCAATTGGGCTTGCCAGATTTGTTTGGAGCGCGGTTACACTCAATGCGCACTTTTCGGAAGTGACGGGGCCTGTGGGAATCATTTCTCTTGTGGGGAGCGCCGAGAAATTGGGTTTTGTATATCTCCTCTCCTTTGCGGCTTTCATTTCGCTTAATCTTGCTGTCATAAATCTCATTCCATTTCCCGCGCTTGATGGCGGAAGACTTCTTTTTGTCCTTATTGAATCAATTAAACGCTCTCCGATAAAGCCAAAAGTTGCAAATATGATAAATAGTATCGGATTCGCAATTCTCATTGTGCTTATGGTCGTCGTTACGCTTCACGACATTGTGAAGATTCTCTAA
- the frr gene encoding ribosome recycling factor translates to MPYDFKSFKNKTNDVSAWLQKECAQIRTGRATPNLLDGISVESFGSRVPLSQVGSIGTEDPKTLRVTPWDMTQAKHIEKAITVANLGLSVVLDDKGVRVIFPELSSERRASLVKLAKEKLEEAKKTIRMERDKEWNLIQKKEKEGGMGEDEKFRLKKEMEKIVDEVHKKLDEIISKKEKEILS, encoded by the coding sequence ATGCCTTACGATTTCAAATCTTTTAAAAACAAGACCAATGACGTCTCCGCTTGGCTTCAAAAAGAATGCGCACAGATTCGGACTGGCCGGGCTACGCCTAACCTTCTCGACGGTATTTCCGTAGAAAGTTTCGGTTCGAGGGTTCCCCTGTCTCAAGTTGGTTCAATTGGGACAGAGGATCCAAAAACGCTTCGTGTCACTCCGTGGGATATGACGCAGGCAAAACACATTGAGAAAGCGATAACAGTAGCGAATCTCGGACTTTCTGTGGTGCTTGATGATAAAGGGGTGCGGGTGATCTTTCCAGAACTTTCTTCTGAACGAAGAGCATCTCTTGTGAAGTTAGCGAAAGAAAAGCTCGAAGAAGCAAAAAAGACAATACGAATGGAGCGCGATAAGGAGTGGAACCTCATCCAAAAGAAAGAAAAAGAAGGGGGAATGGGAGAAGATGAAAAATTCCGCCTCAAAAAAGAAATGGAAAAGATTGTCGATGAAGTTCACAAAAAGCTTGATGAAATAATCTCGAAGAAAGAAAAAGAAATTTTGTCCTAA
- a CDS encoding DUF378 domain-containing protein: MKGLHKISFILLIIGGLNWLIIGLLGTDYVMQILGGSIARIVYILVGISAVLEIVNHKSLCKNCDKGMSQM; this comes from the coding sequence ATGAAAGGTTTACACAAAATTTCATTTATCTTGCTCATCATCGGAGGTTTGAATTGGCTTATTATCGGTCTCCTTGGGACTGATTATGTCATGCAAATTCTCGGTGGTTCGATTGCTAGAATTGTCTACATTCTCGTAGGTATTTCTGCAGTTCTAGAGATCGTGAATCACAAGAGTCTCTGCAAGAACTGTGATAAAGGAATGAGCCAGATGTAA